In Mercurialis annua linkage group LG5, ddMerAnnu1.2, whole genome shotgun sequence, a single genomic region encodes these proteins:
- the LOC126681806 gene encoding uncharacterized protein LOC126681806 has product MWDPGMEFRVGMVFPNRDAVLACATTYSVGLGREYKGRRTTNSTIVLACRHNPVCKWWLRATLLQSTQTWTLTKYIGPHTCNQLLLDPNHRNFGSGAIADYIKGQVKLQRDIRIDTLRAGIWQQYGVRPPYKRTWNPKEKAIANVYGGWYESFAMVHKFMNEMMHVNPGSFWDAEGAEVYTDGILQPKVVTFIRMFWTFKPTIEGFRFCKPVLFVDGTHLYGKYKMTLLIESAIDGNSHIMPLAFALVESESTASYEYFFEHLREQVICERKVAIISDRHAGILSVLKRPEWAGVAHKFCIRHFCSNFQTKFRNKVLEKLAEKAGNDFLRVIMLTK; this is encoded by the exons ATGTGGGATCCTGGGATGGAATTCCGAGTAGGGATGGTCTTCCCAAATCGCGATGCCGTCCTAGCTTGTGCGACTACTTATTCGGTCGGGTTGGGAAGGGAGTACAAGGGTCGCCGGACTACCAACTCCACAATTGTGTTGGCTTGTAGGCACAACCCTGTATGTAAATGGTGGTTGCGCGCTACACTTCTGCAATCAACTCAGACGTGGACGTTGACAAAATATATTGGCCCGCACACGTGCAATCAGCTGTTACTTGATCCAAACCATCGGAATTTTGGGTCTGGTGCGATCGCAGACTATATCAAGGGTCAAGTAAAGCTGCAACGTGACATACGGATCGATACCCTCAGAGCTGGAATTTGGCAACAATATGGAGTTAGGCCTCCGTATAAACGAACTTGGAATCCAAAGGAAAAGGCAATAGCTAATGTTTACGGTGGCTGGTATGAATCATTTGCTATGGTTCACAAGTTCATGAACGAGATGATGCATGTCAACCCTGGATCTTTCTGGGATGCAGAAG GCGCTGAGGTGTACACTGACGGGATCCTTCAGCCGAAAGTCGTAACGTTCATTAGAATGTTCTGGACTTTCAAACCGACAATTGAAGGGTTTCGTTTTTGCAAGCCAGTTTTGTTCGTCGACGGTACTCATTTGTATGGCAAATATAAAATGACCTTGTTGATCGAATCGGCAATCGATGGGAACAGTCACATCATGCCACTGGCATTTGCACTTGTTGAATCTGAAAGTACTGCTAGTTATGAGTACTTTTTTGAACATTTGCGTGAGCAAGTGATTTGCGAAAGGAAGGTGGCCATTATATCTGATCGGCACGCTGGAATATTATCGGTTCTGAAGCGTCCTGAATGGGCCGGTGTCGCTCACAAGTTTTGCATCAGACATTTCTGTAGTAATTTTCAGACCAAGTTTAGGAACAAGGTTTTGGAGAAGCTGGCGGAGAAAGCAGGTAATGATTTTTTACGAGTGATTATGTTGACAAAATAG